A genome region from Spirochaetota bacterium includes the following:
- a CDS encoding VIT1/CCC1 transporter family protein has product MLTRSLDKARDAYKKKSVEATKQAHSAGACANEHHSTGGQYIKSIIYGGLDGTITTFAAVAGVAGASLSPAIVLIIGFANLIADGLSMAIGDYLSTKAEKEYEAAEKKREEWEIEHYPEGEKQELVEIYVSKGMPEKDATSVVTTISKHKRAWSDIMMVEELGIVPSAESPLKNAFATFASFSVFGFIPIIAYVFARAIPFFAANTFLTSCVLTGATLFLLGALKTRITGRNWFLSGLEMFLVGSIAASAAYGIGFLLSGLAK; this is encoded by the coding sequence ATGCTCACTCGAAGTCTCGACAAAGCGCGCGATGCGTATAAGAAGAAAAGCGTCGAAGCGACAAAACAGGCGCATTCCGCCGGGGCGTGTGCGAACGAGCATCACAGCACGGGCGGGCAGTACATCAAGAGCATCATCTACGGCGGCCTTGACGGTACGATAACCACGTTCGCTGCGGTGGCGGGCGTGGCGGGTGCTTCGCTCTCGCCGGCCATAGTGCTTATCATCGGCTTCGCCAATCTCATCGCCGACGGGCTTTCCATGGCGATAGGCGACTATCTCTCCACGAAAGCGGAAAAGGAATACGAGGCCGCTGAAAAGAAGCGCGAGGAATGGGAGATCGAGCATTATCCCGAAGGCGAAAAACAGGAGCTCGTTGAGATATACGTCTCCAAAGGGATGCCGGAGAAGGATGCAACGTCGGTCGTCACTACGATATCAAAACACAAGCGTGCGTGGTCGGATATCATGATGGTCGAAGAGCTCGGCATAGTCCCCAGTGCCGAATCGCCGCTCAAGAACGCGTTCGCCACATTCGCATCGTTCTCTGTCTTCGGATTTATCCCCATCATCGCCTATGTCTTCGCACGCGCGATACCGTTCTTCGCAGCGAACACCTTTCTCACGTCATGCGTCCTGACGGGCGCAACGCTCTTTCTCCTCGGCGCGCTCAAGACGCGCATCACCGGGCGCAACTGGTTCCTCTCGGGTCTCGAAATGTTCCTCGTGGGAAGCATAGCCGCGTCCGCAGCATATGGGATAGGGTTCCTGCTTTCGGGGCTTGCAAAGTAG
- a CDS encoding heparinase II/III family protein, producing the protein MFERSNDIIADSLISCDAYHPFPTYDERALWSNPAFAWAIAEGVRYAGRSRPILPAVRYMDFARDGNRSRYEAIYFERRSALASLLIAECVEHNGRFIDDIIDLAWAVCEETSWVIPAHNGHDAKAPRALPDIEADIYIDLFSAATGSLLSWLWYFMHDILDTKSPLIARRIELEVKRRILDPYLTGRFQWTGLFGGFVNNWNPWINSNVLPAFLLLEHDSARRTAGIARTLQSVDRFIAGYHPDGGCDEGPGYWNAAGASLFDHLDMLRGAAKGIDAFSDPLIANIGRYIMRMHIADDYFVNFADSGTKLSVSSDLIHRYGKAVGDDGLAQFGASFFGSETQKRSDSWMFYRTLCALFNSPENATVRAKPPLLLHSWMDGIEVMTAREHEGSRDGLFVAAKGGHNAESHNHNDVGSFIVYADGKPVLIDVGVETYTRKTFSKERYEIWTMRSPYHNLPVVNGIEQSAGRSFAARDVHCTQDASRSSLSMDIASAYPPSAGIERWHRTVTLDRTERAVIMSDELSLASPGTIAFSLMTSRTVRIEGNDILLTAAGERTVCIRAEGLAYDIVIEPISLADDKLRESWGESVSRILLRIHGALKNGVFTMRISIV; encoded by the coding sequence ATGTTCGAACGATCGAATGATATCATCGCGGATTCGCTCATATCCTGCGATGCCTATCACCCGTTCCCGACATATGATGAGCGTGCGCTCTGGTCGAACCCCGCTTTCGCGTGGGCCATCGCCGAGGGTGTTCGGTACGCAGGACGTTCCCGGCCCATCCTGCCTGCCGTACGCTATATGGACTTCGCCCGCGACGGCAACCGCTCCCGCTACGAGGCGATATACTTCGAACGGCGCAGCGCGCTCGCTTCGCTCCTTATCGCGGAATGCGTCGAACATAACGGCCGCTTCATCGATGACATCATCGATCTTGCCTGGGCCGTCTGCGAGGAGACGAGCTGGGTCATTCCCGCACATAACGGCCACGATGCGAAAGCCCCGCGTGCGCTCCCCGACATCGAGGCGGACATCTACATCGATCTTTTCTCCGCGGCGACAGGATCGCTCCTCTCCTGGCTCTGGTATTTCATGCACGATATCCTCGACACGAAAAGCCCCCTCATCGCCCGGCGCATCGAGCTCGAAGTGAAGCGGCGCATACTCGACCCGTACCTCACCGGGCGTTTTCAATGGACGGGGCTCTTCGGCGGTTTTGTGAACAACTGGAACCCGTGGATCAATTCGAACGTACTCCCGGCATTCCTCCTGCTTGAACATGACAGCGCGCGAAGAACGGCGGGCATTGCGCGGACGCTTCAAAGCGTCGATCGTTTCATTGCAGGCTATCACCCCGACGGGGGCTGCGACGAAGGCCCCGGCTACTGGAACGCCGCGGGTGCATCGCTCTTCGATCATCTCGATATGCTCCGCGGTGCGGCGAAGGGCATCGATGCGTTCTCCGATCCCCTCATCGCCAATATCGGCAGATACATCATGCGCATGCATATCGCAGATGACTATTTCGTCAACTTCGCGGATTCCGGGACGAAGCTCTCCGTCTCTTCCGATCTCATACACCGTTACGGAAAGGCCGTCGGGGATGATGGACTCGCCCAGTTCGGCGCATCGTTCTTCGGGTCCGAAACGCAGAAGAGATCGGATTCATGGATGTTCTACCGCACGCTCTGTGCACTGTTCAATTCGCCTGAGAACGCGACGGTGCGTGCAAAACCGCCGCTCCTCCTTCATTCCTGGATGGACGGCATAGAGGTCATGACGGCCCGCGAGCATGAAGGCTCACGCGACGGGCTCTTCGTCGCCGCAAAGGGCGGTCACAATGCGGAAAGCCATAATCACAACGACGTGGGCTCTTTCATCGTCTACGCGGACGGAAAGCCCGTGCTCATCGATGTGGGAGTGGAGACCTACACGCGCAAAACCTTCAGCAAAGAGCGCTATGAGATATGGACGATGCGTTCGCCGTACCATAATCTGCCCGTGGTGAACGGCATCGAACAGTCGGCGGGGAGAAGTTTCGCCGCACGGGACGTGCACTGCACACAGGATGCATCGCGCTCATCGCTTTCCATGGACATTGCTTCGGCATATCCGCCGTCAGCCGGCATAGAACGCTGGCATCGCACGGTAACGCTTGACCGCACGGAACGCGCCGTCATCATGAGCGATGAACTTTCCCTCGCATCGCCGGGCACCATCGCTTTTTCGCTCATGACATCGCGAACGGTGCGTATCGAGGGGAACGATATCCTCCTCACGGCAGCGGGCGAGCGGACGGTTTGCATACGCGCCGAAGGCCTTGCGTACGACATTGTCATCGAACCGATATCGCTTGCCGATGATAAGCTTCGCGAATCCTGGGGCGAAAGCGTATCACGGATACTGCTCCGCATACACGGTGCGCTCAAAAATGGCGTATTCACCATGCGGATATCCATCGTATGA
- a CDS encoding 4Fe-4S binding protein, giving the protein MKLPGKVLGEMISRLSKKAATEMYPFEKPALPENYRGRIKFIPEKCIGCKICVRVCPSFALEVKTIGEKKYELDNWLDRCIYCAQCVESCPKDALAISNDYELAALDKKSLFTVQK; this is encoded by the coding sequence ATGAAATTACCGGGAAAAGTACTGGGCGAGATGATAAGCCGGCTTTCAAAGAAGGCCGCCACCGAGATGTATCCGTTCGAAAAACCCGCGCTCCCCGAGAATTACCGCGGGCGCATCAAATTCATCCCTGAGAAGTGCATCGGCTGCAAGATATGCGTGCGCGTATGCCCGTCGTTCGCGCTTGAAGTGAAGACCATCGGCGAGAAGAAATACGAGCTCGATAATTGGCTTGACCGCTGCATCTACTGCGCGCAATGCGTGGAGTCCTGCCCGAAGGACGCACTCGCCATTTCGAACGATTACGAGCTTGCCGCGCTCGATAAGAAATCGCTTTTTACCGTCCAGAAATGA